In the Primulina eburnea isolate SZY01 unplaced genomic scaffold, ASM2296580v1 ctg739_ERROPOS11973397, whole genome shotgun sequence genome, one interval contains:
- the LOC140821760 gene encoding CBS domain-containing protein CBSCBSPB3-like yields the protein MSGPMGPPPPRRSSTVQRRNSSTVRKSSAPPSENGAADANGFHAKPTSPTQSSVGERTVKKLRLSKALTIPEGTTVSDACRRMAARRVDAVLLTDANALLSGIVTDKDIATRVIAEELRPEQTIISKVMTRNPIFVNSDSLAIEALQKMVQGKFRHLPVVENGEVIALLDITKCLYDAISRMEKAAEQGSAIAAAVEGVERQFRSNFSAPSAFVETLRERTFKPSLSAIISDNSRVAIIYLSDPVYVAAKMMRELRVNSVVVMTGNKIQGILTSKDILMRVVAQNLSPELTLVEKIWSCFFLVMTQNPECVTLESTILEALHIMHDGKFLHLPVLEKDGGIAACMDVLQITQAAISMVESSSDVANDVANTVMQKFWDSALNLEPPDDYDTHSEMSMSQYMASEGTEHTKATYPSLGFGSSFSFKFVDHKGRVHRFNFGFENLSELVSAVMQRLGASNEQIFSQLLYQDDEGDKVLLMTDSDLVSAVSHARSVGLKVLRLHLDYYDASQVTRKVSSESETPQRIGLISLTTGIFAGAVVLTSIGVLVYLKRTKI from the exons ATGAGTGGTCCGATGGGTCCTCCGCCGCCCAGACGCAGCAGTACGGTTCAAAGACGCAATTCATCAACCGTCAGGAAGTCTTCGGCTCCACCTTCCGAGAACGGAGCCGCTGATGCTAATGGGTTTCACGCCAAGCCTACTTCCCCTACTCAATC CTCTGTTGGGGAAAGGACAGTGAAGAAACTAAGGCTCTCTAAGGCACTTACAATTCCTGAAGGGACCACTGTGTCAGATGCATGTAGGAGGATGGCAGCCCGGCGCGTTGATGCTGTCTTGCTAACTGATGCTAATGCTCTGCTTTCAGGAATTGTAACTGATAAG GACATTGCAACCAGAGTCATAGCTGAGGAGTTGAGGCCAGAGCAAACAATAATTTCGAAAGTGATGACAAGGAACCCAATATTTGTGAATTCAGATTCATTGGCTATTGAGGCTCTTCAGAAGATGGTTCAAG GTAAATTCCGGCACCTCCCTGTTGTTGAGAATGGAGAAGTTATAGCTCTTTTAGACATCACAAAATGTCTTTATGATGCCATATCAAGAATGGAGAAGGCCGCAGAGCAGGGAAGTGCCATTGCAGCAGCAGTTGAAGGAGTTGAACGTCAGTTCAGGAGCAATTTCTCTG CACCATCAGCTTTTGTAGAAACTCTCAGGGAACGCACGTTCAAGCCTTCTTTATCAGCTATCATTTCCGATAATTCTAG GGTTGCAATAATATATCTATCTGATCCTGTTTATGTTGCTGCTAAAATGATGCGTGAGTTACGAGTCAATTCGGTGGTTGTCATGACAGGAAATAAGATTCAGGGGATATTAAC ATCAAAGGATATACTCATGCGAGTTGTGGCCCAAAATCTCTCTCCCGAGTTGACTTTAGTGGAAAAGATTTGGAGCTgtttctttctt GTAATGACACAGAACCCAGAATGTGTAACACTGGAGTCAACAATCCTTGAAGCATTGCACATAATGCATGACGGGAAATTTTTACATTTGCCTGTTCTGGAAAAAG ACGGAGGTATTGCTGCCTGCATGGATGTTTTGCAGATAACTCAGGCAGCAATTTCTATG GTTGAAAGTAGCTCTGATGTTGCCAATGATGTAGCAAATACAGTGATGCAAAAGTTCTGGGATTCAGCACTAAATCTAGAGCCCCCAGATGATTATGATACTCACAG TGAGATGTCAATGTCCCAATACATGGCATCAGAAGGAACCGAGCACACAAAGGCTACATACCCATCTCTCGGTTTTGGGAgttcattttctttcaaatttgTGGACCATAAAGGACGTGTGCATCGATTTAATTTTG GCTTTGAGAATTTATCTGAGCTTGTTTCTGCGGTTATGCAAAGGCTGGGTGCATCAAACGAAcagattttctctcaacttttg TATCAAGATGACGAAGGAGATAAAGTCCTGCTCATGACAGACTCAGATCTTGTCAGTGCTGTTAGCCATGCAAGATCAGTGGGACTAAAG GTTTTAAGATTACATCTGGATTACTATGATGCAAGTCAAGTAACGAGGAAGGTGTCGTCTGAATCAGAGACTCCACAGAGAATTGGATTGATCTCTCTCACCACTGGGATATTCGCAGGGGCAGTTGTTTTAACAAGCATAGGAGTTTTGGTCTATCTGAAACGTACTAAGATATGA
- the LOC140822199 gene encoding uncharacterized protein — MEGSTNTVFRPPVLDGSNYALWKVKMKVFIKSIDERAWQRVLDGWSPPKLADADGDTRLKPESTWTVDEVQSSNYNSKALNAIFSSVDTRMFNLITTCVCARDAWEILQKHCEGSASVRKTRLRMVTAKFESLRMEDKESILEYDCRLRQLSNESHGLGDPIPNERLVNKVLRSLPERFNVKVCAIEESKDTSNINLDELMSSLRIFEMNLDLQKKDKGKTIAFEASTESYEEILQLSKEVDKSDLGEESISLFTKKFGDYLKTMREKKKIGQKSELPNNTTFAKSQKFTPMKGQFRPKTEVQIQSNVRNLDSVQCRECSGYGHYANECANRLRKNKGMTVTLSDEESEDDQGSNESENHTSLSTVIKEKRSMQINPLGVATGVAIPGRNTSSNPVCLNSTTLDESSQSENQVVDDDEITLESVQMMYEELYEDWIKRTKVNTILSKENVELKSQISRLEVILSKKDLELCKVKEELGEATQILAKMNSSTSKLDSLLMIGQNDKAGLGYPNSLFETGESSNTKGKQTVFVKGSVETSNATQTEKGAPSKGRMSIKKSKSRKRHFICHYCFRPGHIKPYCFKLRDDYKRWESKQVLPQVLYNTRRNTANRKPSVKKVWVPKTKIQCSVIYTSLKTNIAGIWSGHVTYGGGAKGRIVGKGTLNVDGLPNLHNVLYVEGLNSNLISISQLCDDGIRSADNCYQLGEDLVCNHSKVSELNLWHQKLGHANFKTLKNLGKYDAVRDLTGKTIEDDVDELLDKVESLPNTDVVPGVVTPATTPALAESHDEPGENASDDDDVTNEGTDIPSKIQKNHPSSQIIGEAFGGMQTRRKEKVDYRKMIGLVCTTSVYSQVSHSCFISLIEPKNISEALKDEFWVNAMHEELEQFVRNDVWDLVRRPDNVNVIGTKWIFKNKTDESGIVVRNKARLVAQGYTQIEGIDFDETFAPVARIESVRLLLAIACYMGIKLYQMDVKSAFLNGILNEEAYVSQPKGFEDPHHPDHVYKLKKALYGQKQAPRAWYGRLTEYLLDLGFKRGEVDKTLFIKKSKHDILVCQIYVDDIIFGASSQKHVDDFVKCMSTTFEMSMYAKNLVKKFSAENTKHMKTPMGSTEKLSKDDVAAGVDNTQYRSIIGSLLYLSASRPDIMFSVCLCARYQADPKVTHLKAVKRILRYIAGTVDLGLWYTKETNTNLVGFSDADWAGNLDDRKSTTADFVSYENLVSDYCLAMEVDVHSRQKGGVDADAAGPSGVNKADDEDVDEDVANEADVADEDVDTGADDDDGSNE; from the exons ATGGAAGGATCAACAAATACTGTTTTTAGGCCTCCCGTGTTGGATGGATCAAACTATGCTTTGTGGAAAGTAAAGATGAAGGTCTTCATTAAATCCATTGATGAAAGAGCTTGGCAACGTGTACTTGACGGTTGGAGTCCACCAAAACTCGCGGATGCTGATGGAGACACACGACTTAAACCTGAAAGTACATGGACTGTGGATGAAGTGCAATCTTCAAACTATAATTCCAAGGCTCTCAATGCTATATTTTCATCCGTTGACACAAGGATGTTTAATTTAATCACCACTTGTGTATGCGCCAGAGATGCCTGGGAGATACTCCAGAAGCACTGTGAAGGATCTGCAAGTGTACGTAAAACTAGGCTAAGGATGGTGACAGCAAAGTTCGAAAGTTTGAGAATGGAGGACAAGGAGTCTATCCTTGAGTATGACTGCCGGCTAAGACAACTCTCAAATGAATCACATGGCCTAGGAGATCCCATACCGAATGAAAGATTGGTGAACAAGGTCCTAAGATCGCTTCCTGAGAGATTCAATGTCAAAGTCTGTGCCATTGAGGAATCTAAAGACACTTCTAACATCAATCTGGATGAACTCATGAGTTCCCTAAGAATTTTTGAAATGAATCTTGATCTGCAGAAAAAGGATAAAGGGAAGACAATAGCCTTTGAAGCCTCAACCGAATCATATGAAGAAATTCTTCAACTATCTAAAGAGGTGGACAAATCTGATTTAGGTGAAGAATCTATCTCTCTTTTTACTAAGAAATTCGGTGACTATTTGAAGACTAtgagagaaaagaagaaaattgGACAAAAGTCTGAGCTGCCCAATAACACCACATTTGCAAAATCACAGAAGTTTACTCCTATGAAAGGACAGTTTCGACCAAAGACCGAAGTGCAAATTCAATCTAATGTCAGAAACCTGGACTCGGTGCAATGCCGAGAGTGTTCGGGATATGGACACTATGCCAATGAGTGTGCCAATCGTCTTAGGAAAAACAAAGGCATGACTGTCACCCTGAGTGATGAAGAATCTGAAGATGATCAAGGGTCAAATGAATCTGAAAATCACACATCATTATCTACTGTGATCAAGGAGAAACGCTCAATGCAAATCAATCCCTTGGGTGTTGCCACAGGTGTTGCAATACCTGGTCGCAACACCTCTTCAAATCCTGTATGTCTCAATTCCACAACCCTTGATGAATCAAGTCAGTCTGAAAATCAGGTAgtagatgatgatgagatcACTCTAGAAAGTGTGCAGATGATGTACGAAGAATTATATGAAGACTGGATCAAAAGAACCAAAGTAAATACAATTCTCTCCAAAGAAAATGTTGAGCTAAAGTCACAAATTTCGCGACTTGAAGTAATCTTAAGCAAGAAAGATTTGGAGCTATGCAAAGTCAAAGAGGAACTTGGAGAAGCAACTCAGATTCTTGCCAAGATGAATTCAAGTACATCCAAACTTGACTCACTTTTGATGATTGGACAGAATGATAAGGCTGGACTTGGTTATCCGAATAGTCTGTTTGAAACTGGAGAATCTTCCAATACTAAGGGAAAACAAACTGTTTTTGTCAAAGGAAGTGTTGAAACTTCAAATGCTACACAAACTGAAAAGGGTGCTCCATCAAAAGGGCGAATGTCTATCAAGAAGTCTAAATCCAGAAAGCGTCACTTCATCTGTCACTACTGTTTTAGACCTGGTCACATCAAACCCTACTGTTTTAAACTTAGAGATGACTACAAAAGATGGGAATCTAAACAGGTGTTGCCACAGGTGTTGTACAACACTCGGCGCAACACTGCCAACCGGAAGCCATCGGTAAAAAAGGTTTGGGTACCAAAGACTAAGATTCAATGCTCTGTTATTTATACTTCATTAAAGACTAACATTGCAGGAATatg GAGTGGTCATGTGACGTATGGTGGCGGTGCTAAAGGGAGAATTGTTGGCAAAGGAACCTTGAATGTTGATGGACTGCCTAATCTGCACAATGTCCTTTATGTAGAAGGgcttaactcaaacttaataagcataagcCAACTTTGTGATGACG GTATAAGGTCTGCTGATAATTGCTACCAACTTGGAGAAGACTTAGTAtgcaatcattcaaaggtgAGCGAATTAAACTTGTGGCATCAAAAACTGGGACATGCAAACTTCAAGACATTAAAGAATCTTGGTAAGTATgatgctgtgagag ATCTAACAGGAAAAACAATTGAGGATGATGTTGATGAGCTACTGGACAAAGTTGAGTCACTGCCTAACACGGATGTTGTACCCGGTGTTGTAACACCTGCAACAACACCTGCATTGGCAGAATCACATGATGAACCAGGAGAGAATGCttcagatgatgatgatgtAACCAATGAAGGGACTGACATTCCTAGTAAGatccagaaaaatcatccatcatcCCAGATCATTGGAGAAGCCTTTGGAGGAATGCAAACTAGAAGGAAGGAGAAAGTAGATTATCGAAAAATGATCGGACTAGTATGCACGACTTCCGTGTACTCTCAGGTAAGTCATTCTTGTTTTATTTCTCTCATTGAACCTAAAAATATCAGCGAAGccttaaaagatgaattttgggtCAATGCGATGCATGAAgaacttgaacaatttgttaGGAATGATGTGTGGGATTTGGTTCGTAGACCTGATAATGTTAATGTTATTGGAACCAAGTGGATTTTTAAgaacaaaactgatgaatctggaATTGTTGTGAGAAATAAAGCCAGATTAGTTGCTCAAGGGTATACACAAATTGAAGGGATTGATTTTGATGAGACATTTGCCCCTGTTGCCCGAATTGAATCAGTCCGCCTTTTACTTGCCATTGCTTGCTACATGGGCATAAAACTGtaccaaatggatgtaaaaagtgCTTTCTTGAATGGCATTTTGAATGAGGAAGCTTATGTAAGCCAACCTAAAGGATTTGAAGATCCACATCATCCGGACCACGTCTACAAGTTGAAAAAGGCATTGTATGGTCAGAAACAAGCTCCACGAGCATGGTATGGTAGGCTTACCGAATATCTGCTTGACTtaggcttcaaacgaggtgaggttgacaaaaccctttttattaaaaagtcgAAGCATGATATCCTTGTGTGTcaaatttatgtggatgacatcatTTTTGGTGCCTCTTCTCAAAAGCATGTTGATGATTTTGTGAAATGCATGTCTAccacatttgaaatgagcatg tatgcTAAGAATTTGGTGAAGAAATTTTCTGCTGAGAACACTAAACATATGAAAACTCCAATGGGTTCGACTGAAAAATTGTCCAAAGACGATGTTGCCgcaggtgttgacaacacccagtACCGCAGCATCATAGGCAGTCTTCTTTACTTAagtgctagtcgtcctgatatcaTGTTTAGTGTCTGTTTATGTGCTAGATACCAAGCTGATCCTAAAGTCACTCATTTAAAAGCTGTCAaaagaattttgagatatatTGCTGGGACAGTTGACTTAGGTCTATGGTATACCAAAGAAACAAACACCAATTTAGTGGGCTTTAGTGATGCTGACTGGGCTGGAAACCTAGATGATAGGAAAAGCACCACAG CTGATTTTGTCTCTTATGAGAACTTAGTTTCTGACTATTGTCTGGCTATGGAGGTGGATGTCCATTCtagacaaaaagggggagtggATGCTGACGCTGCTGGTCCCAGTGGTGTAAACAAGGCAGATGATGAGGATGTTGATGAGGATGTTGCAAATGAGGCTGATGTTGCTGATGAGGATGTGGATACTGGAgcagatgatgatgatggcAGTAATGAGTGA